ATCCTGTTAAGTAATCTGTTGCCATGTTTTAATATCTGTTGGAGGCAAGGTGGAAGGATGGGGAAGTCTGCCAAACTTCTAAGCAAGAGCTAAGAACGGATAAAATGCTAGCCTCAGTACTTGGTTTCAGCTCCAGCCAACATTAAAGTGGTCCGAAAAGGATCCTATTGATCCAAGCACCTTTCACAGAAGCCGTGTCATTGTCAAGGGTTTCAGAGTTGCCTAGGCCCTAGGTCATTAAGACAGACCTCTTAGGCATGGCTTTTCCACACCAGAGTGACAGGCCATGATTCCATGACAGAACTGCTCAGTAGCATTTCTGCTAACAAAAGAAATTAAGGCTCTGGTGGGAAGCAGACTTACATCCTCTTCCTTCTAACCCCCCTTTCTGACCTTCTCCCCCAGTTGAAAcaccttttctctctccattcagAGAGAGTAAGCAGTGATGGTGCCTCCAACCCCTATTTCCCATCATGTCAAGCCCATTCACCTACACccatccaaataaaaataattttaaagaaaatttgccAAAAGCATagctatttttattgctttatagtAGCCACAGTGCTTACTGGGTGCACCCAGCTCCAAGTCAAAGTATTGCCTTCCATCAGATGGCTGCTGGAGAAATTAAGAATGAAGGGCTCTGGAATGAAGGGGTGGGTGGATAAGAAAATCATGGAAGAGGGAGGATCAGGGTTCCTTACCAGCCTCCCTGAAGCCTTATTTCATGTGACCAGGAGGAAGACAGTTGCTTCAAATTCCTGCACTGTGCCCACACCCACAGATTCAACCCACAGCTCAGAGCTGATACTGAAGAGGTTGGAGGAATTTCAATGACCTTTTTGGAGGTGGTGGCCTTAGCTGATTGCTTCATCCATTCATTGGAAAACAGACCTGTTGGTCTTGGAGCTTTTAAGCATAGTAGCCTATTATTTATTTGTCAGTAGACAGCTCAGCATTAGCAAGAGAAGTTAGAAGAATTTAGACGCTGCGGCCCACTTAGTGGTTCTCTTTAAGCTCTGATTcgtttaaataaaatgaaataataacgGTTACAATAAGCTTTGAGGTaaccattttaatgtatttttaatgtgaTCCTTCATTGTAAATTGAATCTCCGGGCCCACATCAGTACTTATTCCCTGCTAAACCAGTTCCTAACAAAACTCCTCCTTACATTTTAACACGGCCCTCTGTGCTCCACTTATCCCCCACTGTTCAGGAATATTAATATCACACTCATGTGTTGCCTCATGATTGCTGGAGGGCTCTGAATCACAGCTTGTAGATAATGAAGCATCAATGTAATGAATTAATCTGTCTTAGAGCATCTCTTGTTTGAAGGCCATGTGGGTACTTTAGCGTTTGCTCGAGTaatagattgttttatttttatttttgtattgcttGTAAGAAGAGACAAGTATGCAGTGTTAAGTAAACACCTTCCATGGCTGGAAGCTTATCTGAAAGGAAGGGGTTATTGAGCCAAAGGCTAGCCAGTAAAGGACCAGGTCCTGGGACATGCAATCGGAATCACCAAAGCAGAGGGCTAGAGGGAAGAGACAAACAGGTCCGCTGTCCTTGGAGTTCACAGGTTCTTTTAGATGTGAAGTTTGGGGAAGAAGGGTGtaagttgttttgaaagaatttacattgGCTACATttagttttaagccactaagttggtggtaacttgttacagcagcaatgggAAAGCAATACAGGGGGGACAAAAGTAATAAAGATGCTAGGCAGGCTAGGAGTCTGCCTAGCTGGGAAGGTGCTATGTCGCTGATTTTGAAGACGAGAAAGGGGTAATAAAAATTATGACTGAGAATTTAAGTTAACATTGGTCTATGGGAGGAGCTGGGGCTCTGGGaaggagttctttttttttttttttttttttaaatatattttattgattttttacagagaggaagggagagagatagagagttagaaacatcgatgagagagaaacatcgatcagctgcctcctgcacatctcctactggggatatgcccacaacccaggtacatgcccttgaccggaatcgaacccgggacctttcagtccgcaggccgacgctctatccactgagccaaaccggtttcggctggaaggAGTTCTTACACTCTATGGCATCCTACAGGAAGAACTCTGCTTACAGTACAGCTCTATGGTTGTAACTGTCTCTCCTCTTAACTTCCTTTTTGCTTCTCTATATATTTCTCCATCTTGGTACACCttgctgtgtgtgcatgtggcttGCCATGTCTGTAAGCATTGGGCTGCaaccttttcctttccccccACATAAATCCTTTTGGCAAAGAaacactcaatattattttccAGCTGACATGGGCCTTCATGGAATGCAGGGAgcctctaaaacagcggttctcaacctgtgggttgcgacccctttgggggtcgaacgaccctttcacaggggtcgcctaagaccatcggaaaacacatatataattacatattgtttttgtgattaaccactatgttttaattatattcaatttgtaacaatgaaattgggggtcaccacaacatgaggaactgtattaaagggtcgcggcgttaggaaggttgagaaccactgctctaacagcTGGAAAGGCAAGGAATGAATTCCCCTCCAGGGCCTCCAGAGGCAGTGAAGCCCTGTGGacccttttcatttatttttattttattttaaaagaccagttaattggttttgagagagagagagaggacaggagaagagagaaacattgatgtgagagcataccattgattggctgactcctgcacacccccaacccatgcatgtgccctgaccaggtattgaaccatgacctcctgattcataggttggcactcaaccactgagccacgctgaccaggCATGTAGGCCCATTTTAGAGTTATGGCCTCTAAAACTCTAAGACAACAAATTCATGTTATTTTATGGCACTAAGTTTGTGGTATAacagcaatagaaaaataaaatagggaaaataTAAGCTATAAACAAAGATGCTTTGGTGAGCTAGATAGAGCCTGCCTTGCTGGGAAAACCCTGACAGAAATATTTGCTTGGAGCTAGTAGTAACAAGGACAATGAGAGAGGAGGAATAGAAATAGATAGAAAGGGTCAAAGAACACAGAAATTGGCAGATTCCCAGGATTTGAAGAGAATGGGTGTATTAGGCAGCTGGCTGCCAGAGCAAGACACCACAGGCTAGATCGGTTAAAAAACACAAGTTATTTTCTCaccgttctggaggctagaattcCAATGTCCAGGTCTCAGctgggttggtttcttctgaggcctttcTCCCTGGCTTGCAGACTTCcttcttctcactgtgtcctcacatgatctttcctctgtgtgtgctcTGCccgggtgtgtctgtgtgtccaaatttccttttATAAGGAGATCAGTCAGAGTGGATTAGGGCCCAGCCTAAGGGTCTCATTTTTAACTCAAGCGCCTCTTTACAGGCCCCATCGCCAAATGGTCACCTGGGGGCTAAcacttcaacatatggattttttgaggggagaaggggaagacacacacaattcagcccataacaatgGGATTGGCAAATGGAGGAACAGTCTACAAAATAACCAGTAAGTGCCTAGATTGGAGACTAAGGCAATATTCAATGCGCTGAAAAGGGATTCAGTTTGGATGCCAGATTGGCAAAAGGATGTTACTGGGACAATTGGCAATAATTTGAATAAGGTGCATAGTTTAGATAATAGTATTACGTCAGTGTTTATTTCCTTGTTTGAAAATTGTACTATGGTTATGTAATCAGTATTGGGAAAGCTTGAGTGAAGAGTATATGGGAACTCCGTACTGTGGGGGGTGCAGAAAGAGTTACCCCAAGATGTGCCCCTGTGGTATGGggattgttttgagctaaagaCAACTTCTGCTTCTCCCTTGACTATCTAGAACTTGAATTGAGGGCCTTGCCTACAATAAGAGATTATCAGAGCTAACCTTTTCTGACCTACCTGTTTGGCAGGACAAACCACTCGTTACTGAGTATCTGTTCTCCCTGTAATGTCCTTCAAAAGCCCCAAGGTGCATTGCCTCATCTCTAGCTCAGGACGTCTTACATACCTCAATCCCCCTTTCTATCTCTGCACTTCTCCTgtatgtggggtctctgactcccTCATGTATGAGGGGTACCCACACATATGTACGTAGCAGATTTGGTTGTTTTCTCTTGCcaatctgtctcatgtctatttgtTAGACCAGAGTAGAAAATGGTACCCTGCCCCCACAGTGGTTATGTAAGATGGGAACTCTGTACtatgggaactctgtactatttttgcaactttttttctgtctataattacttatttcaaaattaaaagttaaaaatttaaaaagtaagtaataTAGGGCtaacaaagaagagagagagagagagagagagagagagagagagagagagagagagagaatgggattGGAAGTTACAGCAAAGGAAGAAATAACGGGGGAAGAATCAAGGAGAAACTGAGTTCCATGAGATCAGAGATTATACCTGCGGCCTGGGTCCCCAGTGACCCCTGCTTCTGGGACAGTGCCTTGGGAGGCACTATTCACCGCATCCCAAACTCTGAAGAGGAGAAGGCAGTAGGCCCATTGAGCTCTACCTCACATTCATGAAAAGCCTCAaagtttaaaatttgaatttgtaCCCAAATTTAGATCGTGCGCTGTGTGTGTTGAAACTGAATGCCTTGCATGTAAACATTTAAGATACACTGCCCTCTGGGTAACTGCGTTTTGGTATCCATTCTTGttttctccccttccttttaaactttttttttttgggggggggatataattcacatacaataAAATCCACCATTTAAAAGTGTATTTAATGCCTTTCTGTGCAaccaaccccacccccaattaGCGGTCAGCTAGCACCCTCCCACCGCAACCCCCACCCTATCTATGGCCCCGTCCCTGACAGCTTCTGGTCTACTTTCTGAGGCCTCCATGGCTTTTTCTCTTCTGGGCATTTCTTGTGACTAGATCTCGCATTCCAGAGACCCGCCGCTTTTCGAAAGCTCAGCCCGCACAATGGCTGGTGGCCACGGGATTGGGCCAAACGGATTGCGCGGGGCACCCAATCGCTTTGGAGCGTCCGGAGGAGGCAGGTACAGGTGGCGGGAGGAGGCGCCGCGCACCCAGGCGGTGAAAGGCGGGCGCGGCCCCGGGAGCCCGCGGCGGGCGCCGGCGGGTGCGGCGGGTGCGGGCGGGAGCGGCGGGTGCGGGCGGGAGCCGTGCGCCGGGCATGGCGCGCTGGTGGCGGGCGCTGCCGAGCGCGGCCCGGCGCTTCCCGTGGCCCACGAACGTGCTGCTCTACGGCGCGCTCTTCTCCGCGGGGGACGCGCTGCAGCAGCGACTGAGCGGCGGCCCGGCCGACTGGCGGCAGACGCGGTGCGTGGCCACCGTGGCCGTGACCTTCCACGCCAACTTCAACTACGGGTGGCAGCGCCTGCTGGAGCGCGCGCTGCCCGGCCGCACGCCGCGCGCCGTCCTGGCCAAGGTGCTGTGCGACCAGGCCATCGCCGCGCCCGTGGCCGTCACGGCCTTCTACACCGGTGAGATGCCGGGGCGGGGTTCCGGGGGCCGGAGctggggggcggagggtggggacaggggccaGGCTTGGGGGAATGGAGGCAGGGGCCCGGACCGAGGCGTATAATCCTTAGTGGGAGGGTAGGagttcagggctggggagggggctggaggtgaAGGTGCAAGGGCCCAGAAGTTTGGGGACCCGGGGTGAAGGGGGCCGAGGAGAAGTTGGGCGATGGCTGGAGAGGCCACGGATTAGGGAACCAACGTCCAGTGGTCAGGGATCAAGGGGACCAGGAGCGCAGTTGAGATTTGAGGGGCTGTACATAGTCCGAGGCCGGAGATTTCAGGGCGCGTGGGGCGTAGATTGGaatggggaggcagggctgggggccatTTCCTCCTGAAAAAGGTCCACGTAGTGTCCAGGAGACCCTAGCTTGTGGTCACAGCAGCTGCAACCCCGCTGACCTAGTTGTGGgtcagccagcctgcccctgggAAAAGCCATGGGGCCTTCTTTCCACTGGCGGACATTTCTTTCCAACACAACAACGAGACATGAGGGGACTCAGCACCATGGGGCCATTGTGGGCAGAACCTGAAATTGGGCCAGGTTTCCCAGAAAATTCAGGCTCGGGGCACTAGCCTTGCTTTGGTAAGATTTTCCTGTggaaaaggggtgtgtgtgtgtgtgtgtcccatcCCGACATCAAAAGCTACTGAAAATGTGAGGGGACCCCTGCCCAAGAGGACTCTGTACCTGTGAGGGCCCTGGGAGCTCCCTCCCCAGAAAACCTGTTATCTGAGGGCTGGGCTTTGGGAACCTTGCTCAGGTCCCTACATACCAAAAACAATGGAAAGGGCTCTGTGGCTTCCATCGTCTTCAATTTCCACAGCCTGGAAAAGGAGTGGGCAGGGGAGATCCTGGGCCTGGCCTTGGCATTAGGGATCACAGGTCACCCCAAGAAGGTCTTCTTGTCAGTGGCTGTTGGTGCCTTTTAAACCGGgttgagcctggccagcgtggctcagtggttgagcgtggacctatgaaccagggggtcactgtcccattcctggtcagggcacatgcctgggttgcaggctccatccccagtagggggcaatttatgattttctctcatcattgatgtttctatctccctctccctctcccttttctctgaaaaaaaaaaaaaaaaagatatatatatagtttaaactGGGTTGAGGTGGTCAAGTCACCATCTTGAAGAAACCTATACTGCCCCATAGATCTTATTTGCGGGGAGGGCAGATTCTATTCCTTTCCTCACAAACCCCACAGAAAACTCAAAGGACAGGACTGCTTGATGCAGCCTCAGCCAACCACATGGCTCAGGGGGTCAGTGAGGTCAGGGAAGTCATAGTAATGGAGAACCTGAGAGCAGGGACCCCCTGGTTAATCAGATATGTGTCTGCTCCCAGGGCATAACTTCCTGGCCGGATTTGCAAACTGGTTCATCATACCAGTTACTAGTGGCTTTGTACAGGGGGGGAAGGGGTTAGGAGCTGGGGGCTGTGAGTCTGGGAATCAGattcccatttaatcctcacacaaccCTGTGAGGCAGGTACTCGTATTATAATGTAGTCTTAAGTTACAGATTAGGAAATCAAGGCCCCAAGGGTTTAAGTGACTTGCCCCAAGACACAACTCATGCTGTTCTCAGTCTCCGGGACTGTTGTCAGTgtgcctgatcagaaaggcaatTAAATAACAGTGCGTGGGGAACCCTGTGGTTCAGGCCTGAGGCCCCTGAAACAGAATCCTGCCCAGGTGCTTGTTTTGCTTCCAGATTTCTGGCCCAGTGTCCCTCACgtcctgttaaaatgcagaagGAAGGTGGGAGCCCTTGGGTTGGATGTTTGCTCCAGGCACTTACAACTTAGAAATTGCTTCTATCAAATGATCCTTTGTGCCTTGGGGAGCTTGAATAGTGATTAAGAATTCTGGCTTGGAATCTACACCTGGGTTGGTCTTGGAccactactatttttttttaatcctcacccaagggtattttttccattgatgtttagagagagtggaagggagggagatggaggggtggggagagaagagaggaagagacagcatgtgagagagacacatcaataggggccaatgccgggagccggtccatccttgctgtttcaagggacctggcatatatggcatactgttcttaatatgtttgctcaccttcttggcgctgtgttttaaccaaggtcacctctccgagaaaggttgtttccccaggtagggattttcccctgaagttagggagggaataaaacctcttaactaagtgccaggcgggtagttaatcactttaactacgaacaatcatgcttaagctacataatctttactccctggtatggagataagaaacgccctaacctttgtaatagagattgataggattgaatcaactggtataaatacagatgcaacaagacaacaagagacagaactcagaacacagaacctactcagaacctagggacagaacttataacagagaacttagaagagagccaagaagacagaacctacacagaacctacagacagaagaacttcgctggagagaacatggcaaaagatcctggactgaacctgactacagaaattggcaagagaacctgactagaacctggctacagaacctggctggagaaccagcagaacctctctggagatccagaccagaacttggctggagatcctggctggagatcctggctaggctgctgatcaactgaacaccgtctccgtgtcattccttcttcgccaaatctgtccacgcctttggggacccctggacccgctggggctggaccccggcaggccaaggattgaacctgcaacccagatacgtgcccttgacagggaattgaatccgtgaccctttggtgcataggccgacgctctaaccactgagcctaCAGGCCAGGGTAGTCTTGGCCCCCTATTAACCTTCCTGAactcttttccttctctgaaacTGCGATCCTCAGCTGGTGGTTaggaggatcaaatgaaatagtGCACACAAAGTGTTTAGCACTTAATTAGTGCTGGTTAAGTGGAATGAGTTTACCAATATGCCCCTGGGTTTTCTGATGAGTTCTGTTCTAAGAATCCCCTGCAAAgtgactaaaaatattttatttccccttCCTCCTTATGCAATTTgaaggagaattttaaaaatatttttattgatttcagagaggaagggagaggaagagagagatagaaacatcaatgatgagagggaatcattgattggctgcctcctgcaggctggaccgagcccacaacccaggcatgtgcccttgaccagaatctaacctgggacccttcggtccacaggctgacgctctatccaccgagccaaaccggctagggctgggggAGAATTTTTAAAGCACTCATTTTTACACCCTTCCTCAAATGGGAGGGTTTCGTCCTTGTTCCCAGAATTTCTTTTCAGAGTTGTCAACATCaaagttttcaaaatgtttttaggAAGGCTGAATTGGAGTTCTGCTTTTCAATTCTGATTTAAAAGCCTCTTTCTTTGGTGGGAAACTTGTAGTTGCCAGAATACACAGGATCCgttagcctttttttaaaaaaaagataattaagttttaaaaattttaagcatttcacagaaaatttgaaagggagagaaaaaaaagtcaccaaTGGTCTCACTATACTAACACTTCTGTTTTTAtgaattttcttagttttttttttaaaaaaaaatcattcctctATGCCTGCCaggcatggctcagcagttgagcattgacctatggaccaggaggtcagaattagattcctggtcagggcatatgcccgagtttcagacttgatcctcagtggggggtatgcaggaggtagccgatcaatgattctttctcatcattaatgtttctatctcgttctccctctcccttcctctctgaaatcaatttttttaaacattaaaaaataataagccttaactggtttggctcagtggatagagcgtcggtctgcagactcaagggtcccaggttcgattctagtcaagggcatgtaccttggttgcgggcacatacccagtggggagttgcaggaggcagctgatcgatgtttctctctcatcgatgtttctaactctctattcctctcccttcctctctgtaaaaaaatcaataaaatatattttttaaaaaataaaaaaatcattcccCTATAACTTTTATACTCTACTAATCTCACTTCATATTTATCATACCTTTAACAATTTATCTAGTTTTAGAGTGGAGATGATATTCTCTTTTCTATGTTGAGTCAGAAAGGACATATTGAGTGAGTGGTAGTGGTGGTTACTTTACATATAGAAATAGGAAACTTGAACTCTTTTACAGTATTCTTcctatttaatcttttaaaagtcttttgatttgtgttttttGCAAATAGGTATGAGTATTCTCCAAGGAAAGGATGACATATTTTTGGACCTGAAACAGAAATTCTGGAATACATATAAGGTAAGATAgacttttgaaaatgtaaaaaaaccaaaatgtttttgtacatttttaacattaaatacattttaataaaaatattattaaattaggGCTACAGTTGGTTAGCACAAGGATacaatattttaatagaaatattacATTGATTTTGATAGATGAATCAAATGAAAAGAAGCTTTAAGGGTGTCTATCTGAGAGTCTCTGAATTGCATTCAGTGTTCACCATGATTCCTGATGTTCCTATATTTACTCTTACTAGTGATTATAATTTAGTGAATCTCAGAATCAAAGAGTTTATTGCAAAAAGCCTAGAATGTGAGTGGAATCATTCCCACATTCACAGTCGAGGTTTCCAGATGTGCATTCTGCTGAGTCCCTGCGAAAGGAACCTTCTTAACGTTACAGAGTGTTTACAGAGAAAGGTGGTACTCCCCAGGGTCATGTCTAGGCTTGAAGCAAGTCACCTGTTGTACTGTTTGTTCAATACAGGTATACACAGTCCAGTCTGACAAACATTAATTCATTCAGTGAAGATTTGTTGGGCAGGATCCTTAAAGCTTGGCAAAATCAGAGATGCGTTCCATCTCTGGCCTAGAGCATGTTTGATTCTGTTAATCACAAGAAGGTGAATTTTCAGGATTATAGAATATACGCAGACTGGCCTAGGACTTCACATGTACTTAATTCCCTATCAGGAACGGTGTCAAGCACACCTGGCAATTGCCTGCACTGCTTCTAGCATCTTCTATTGCATGACACGAAGCCCCAGAACCAGCATCACCCCCTTAGTGGCTGGAGGCAGCCGTCAGGGAGGATTGAAGCCACTGGCTTTCCCTGAGCTCCTACGCTCAGGGGCAGTTCTTTCTTTCATGGGGAAGAGTAACTGCTGTTTTTATGAATTTTCTtcgttaaaaaaaaattcctcctgTTACTTCTCTCAGGGCAGAAATTGTGCTCCCATGGGGACATCCAAATgtgattttcttctgttttattttggaaaaaggaACAAGTTTTCCCATGATGCCATAGATGCTATGGAAATATGTACATCAAACCTTTataaaacaagcaagcaagcagaATTGTGAAAGAAAGGGGCTTTAGGCAGGGATGTGTAGATGTTTCAGATTCTCCTCCCTTCATGAAGACATGTGAGTTGTCTTTTTTGCATGTTGAATGCCATGCTAAGGATCTTGAACTCCAATAATAGTAGTGGCAAGAGAAACCAAATAAGGGGGCTGTTGTAACCAAGTTCACATGAGAAATAATGAAGGAGTAGGAATAGGAatgatttgagaaatatttaggcGGCAAAATAGGTAGGTCTGGGTGATT
This is a stretch of genomic DNA from Myotis daubentonii chromosome 4, mMyoDau2.1, whole genome shotgun sequence. It encodes these proteins:
- the MPV17L gene encoding mpv17-like protein isoform X1 gives rise to the protein MARWWRALPSAARRFPWPTNVLLYGALFSAGDALQQRLSGGPADWRQTRCVATVAVTFHANFNYGWQRLLERALPGRTPRAVLAKVLCDQAIAAPVAVTAFYTGMSILQGKDDIFLDLKQKFWNTYKSGLMYWPFVQLTNFSLVPIQWRTAYTGLYGFLWATFLCYSQQSGDGTLTSVFTFLHQKKANEFEKPPEK
- the MPV17L gene encoding mpv17-like protein isoform X2 — protein: MARWWRALPSAARRFPWPTNVLLYGALFSAGDALQQRLSGGPADWRQTRCVATVAVTFHANFNYGWQRLLERALPGRTPRAVLAKVLCDQAIAAPVAVTAFYTGMSILQGKDDIFLDLKQKFWNTYKLTNFSLVPIQWRTAYTGLYGFLWATFLCYSQQSGDGTLTSVFTFLHQKKANEFEKPPEK
- the MPV17L gene encoding mpv17-like protein isoform X3; this translates as MARWWRALPSAARRFPWPTNVLLYGALFSAGDALQQRLSGGPADWRQTRCVATVAVTFHANFNYGWQRLLERALPGRTPRAVLAKVLCDQAIAAPVAVTAFYTEWSDVLAFCTAYQLQPCSYSVENSLHGTLWFSVGHLPLLFTTEWRWHIDISFHIPSSKEGQRI